In a single window of the Etheostoma spectabile isolate EspeVRDwgs_2016 chromosome 3, UIUC_Espe_1.0, whole genome shotgun sequence genome:
- the rpl17 gene encoding large ribosomal subunit protein uL22, whose translation MLPGRFVRLADRGRQTHRDAVKAERCPRNFLFVPRPQRYLKMVRYSLDPENPTKSCKSRGSNLRVHFKNTRETAQAIKGMHIRKANKYLRDVVVKHQCVPFRRYNGGVGRCAQAKQFGWTQGRWPKKSAEFLLHMLKNAESNAELKGLDVDSLVIEHIQVNKAPKMRRRTYRAHGRINPYMSSPCHIEMILTEKEQIVPKPEEEVAQKKKVSQKKLKKQKLMARE comes from the exons ATGTTGCCCGGGCGCTTCGTCCGCCTGGCCGACAGGGGGCGGCAGACCCACCGAGACGCGGTAAAAGCGGAGCGCTGTCCCCGGAACTTCCTCTTCGTTCCGCGGCCTCAGAG ATATCTGAAGATGGTCCGCTACTCTCTCGACCCCGAGAACCCGACTAAAT CATGCAAGTCGAGGGGATCCAACCTCCGGGTGCACTTCAAG AACACCCGTGAGACGGCCCAGGCCATCAAGGGCATGCACATCCGCAAGGCCAACAAGTACCTGCGGGACGTGGTGGTGAAGCACCAGTGTGTCCCGTTCCGCCGCTACAACGGGGGCGTGGGGCGCTGCGCTCAG GCGAAACAGTTCGGCTGGACCCAGGGCCGCTGGCCCAAGAAGAGCGCAGAGTTCCTCCTCCACATGCTCAAGAACGCCGAGAGCAACGCCGAGCTGAAG GGTCTGGACGTGGACTCCCTGgtcatcgagcacatccaggtGAACAAGGCCCCGAAGATGAGGCGCCGCACGTACCGCGCCCACGGCCGCATCAACCCGTACATGAGCTCGCCGTGCCACATCGAGATGATCCTCACGGAGAAGGAGCAGATCGTCCCCAAACCAGAGGAGGAGGTGGCCCAGAAGAAGAAG GTTTCACAGAAGAAGCTGAAGAAGCAGAAGCTGATGGCGCgggaataa